DNA from Thermoplasmata archaeon:
GCTCTCCGCGGAGCGGAAACGTTCCGGGATCGGCATGGAACCCACGGGAAGGCTATCCACGAACCGCGGCTTATCCCTTGCCCATCTTCGGGGCCACGACATGGGGCTGGCGCGGGCGAGAACGCGGGCACGTTTCCCGCCGCCAGATCATGGAATCCCCAGACGTCATGAGATCTGGCCGTAGACCCGGCTCAGCCAAAGCGCGACGGGTCGGTACACCACGTGGGCGAACTTCGTGAACGGAAGGAGCACGAGCAGGTCGAACACGACGACCAGGTGGAAGAGCATGAACGCGTAGGCCCAGAAGGGAAGGCCGGCGTACTGCGCGATGTCCACGAGGAAACCCCCGAGCCCCGCAAGGAACAGAAAGAGAATGAACGTCCAGTCCATGAACGTGGACCGCGAGGTGTAGCGGTCTGCCTTCCGGACGCGCCGCACGATCATCATGGCGGTCCCGTAGAGGAGCAACGCTCCGCTCACGATCCCCAAGAGGCGCACGGGCTCCCAGGGCGGCACGAGGCCCCCGTGGATGGGCAGCGCGACGAAGCGCAGGATCGTGGCCAGGAGCAATCCGAGGAAGCCCCAGAAGACCGCGAGGTGGCCAAACCAGCGGGTGTGCCACCACCGCTTCGCATGGTTCTCGGCGGCGCAGGTCTGGGTCCGCCGCTGGACGAGGACGTCGCGCAACGTGGGGACGGTCGTCTGGGCCCGGGGCACGGTGTCCGCGGCCACGCCCGACGCCGGCGCCTCCTCGTGGCGGGGGGCCGCGCGCGCCATCGAGCGCCACAGGCGTAGCACACCGACCAGGGCCGTCCCGAGAGCGACGACGCCGACCGCGATGCCGATGATCTCCACGCCCTGCTCCGGCAGGAAGCCGAACAAGGCGACCGAGGTCAAGTCCGCGGGTCGCTGGATGAGCGCCAGGATGCCCATGAGGAGGAGCGATAGGGCCGCGAGGAAGGACGCGGCGAACGCACGCGAGGTCAGGAGGCGGTGCGTGAAGGCGGGCACTCCGAGCTCCGCGATTTCGTACTTCCGGAGGGCGATCATGAACTCGGAGGGCTTCGCGTCCCGCGGGCACGTGTCCGTGCACTCGCCGCAGGACTCGCAGAGCCAGACGTCCGGTCGGCCGACGAGCTTGTCCCTGAGCCCGAGCTGGGCGTAGTGGATCAGCTTGCGCGGGAAGCTCGTGGTGGGCGTCGACAGCGGACAGGCCACGGTGCAGGTGCCGCAGCTGAAGCAGGCCGTGACGTCAAACGCTCCGTACCGCCGGATCGTGGCCATGAGGCCGGGGTCCGCCATGGAGGTCATCGACGAATCACCTCCGAAAAAGGAGGAGAGGACGACGAACGACGATCGGTCATCGTCATCGCCCCTCCTTGGTGGTAATCGCGTAGCGGTAGAACCCATCGGGAGTCTTGTCCAAGGGCTTCAGGAGCTTGTCTCGGCAGAAACTCATCACGTACCAGACGACAAGGCGGGACGGCAGGGCCGTCGCCGCCACGAGCTCGGGGATCGTGCGAGGTCCGACCTTCAGGGCACCCAGAATCTTGGAGGTCTCCACCGCCTGGCGCTTCCGGAGCGTCCGGAGGGCCTCGGACGGCGTCGCCCCGGTCTTCTCCCGGTAGGCTTTCATCGTGTTGCCCGAGACGACGCTCATGTTCCCCTCCCGAGGGCGGCGATCATGGATCGGATCTGGTCGTTCGAGAATCCCTTGAGCTGGATGGCTTCCGTGGGGCAGACCGCGACGCAGGCCCCGCATCCCTTGCACCGGGTCGCGTCGACCATGGTGTGGCGCCCGCCATCGGTTTCGCGGACCTCGATGGCCCCGTAGGGGCAGGCGGAGACGCACGTCTGCGAGAGGTTGCACCGGCTCGCGTCCACGCTTGCCACGAACGGTTCGAGCTCCAGCTCGCCCCGGAGGGCGAACGCCGCGGCCTTCGCCGCCATCGCGGAGCCCGACTCGACGGCCTCGCCGAGGTCCTTGGGTCCCTGCGCGGTTCCCCCGATGTAGAGGCCCGAGATGTTCGTCTCGACGGGACGGAGCTTCGGGTGGACCTCCTGGTAGAAGCCGTCCTTGCCCAGGGGCAGCTTAAGGATGCCTTCGAGGTCCTTGTTCTCGCGCGGCACGAGGCCCGTGACGAGCACAACCAGATCCACGGGGATCTCGACCAGCTCCCCGTCGATGAGCTGGTCCTTCACAGACACGACAATCCCGCTGCCGGCCTCGGTGACGCTCGGGGGCTCCTCCCCATTGAAG
Protein-coding regions in this window:
- a CDS encoding 4Fe-4S dicluster domain-containing protein; the protein is MTSMADPGLMATIRRYGAFDVTACFSCGTCTVACPLSTPTTSFPRKLIHYAQLGLRDKLVGRPDVWLCESCGECTDTCPRDAKPSEFMIALRKYEIAELGVPAFTHRLLTSRAFAASFLAALSLLLMGILALIQRPADLTSVALFGFLPEQGVEIIGIAVGVVALGTALVGVLRLWRSMARAAPRHEEAPASGVAADTVPRAQTTVPTLRDVLVQRRTQTCAAENHAKRWWHTRWFGHLAVFWGFLGLLLATILRFVALPIHGGLVPPWEPVRLLGIVSGALLLYGTAMMIVRRVRKADRYTSRSTFMDWTFILFLFLAGLGGFLVDIAQYAGLPFWAYAFMLFHLVVVFDLLVLLPFTKFAHVVYRPVALWLSRVYGQIS